The Rheinheimera mangrovi genome contains the following window.
CCATGACTGACAGACCAGTGGAAGTTTGGATTGCTGCGCAGTTTCATATACCAGTCGTTGACTTCATCATTGAAGTACTTATCCAGATAATTGATGTCTGTCAGCAGGTTACGACGCGGGGTGTAGTCGCAGTAACAAAACAGGTGCGGCACAGTACCAAACACAATCACCAGATGGGGCACATCTGTTTGTTGGTCCAGAAATGCGGTGGTATTCATATCGAGAATACTGGCCTGACGATTACCAATCCAGGAATTGACTAACCACTCCACGCCCTGGCCACTCCAGGCCTTATAGCTGCCTTCCCATTCCCCATTAGGTGAGGTGTAATACTCGCGATCAAAAGTAGAAGGATGCTGTTCCAGATGCGGAAAACGGGCGGCGATTTTATCTTTTAACGCCGTCAAAATACCCCAGCAACGTCGCCAGTACTCAGTCACATCGACATTCGGGTTTTCAGCCAGAAATTCATCCAGCGTTTTGGTTTCTTTATTCACTGACATCACAATCTACTCCGCGTTACAAGCCATAGCGGCTGAATTTATCTTGAGGTTTGTTGACCAGACCACGCAGCATGCGCAAGCTGATCTTTAAGCTGGATAACCAGGCAATTTTGTGGCCCGATTTATTGCATTTGAGTATTTCTGCGGCCAGATAAGGCGCAACAGTTTCAGGTTCATCACAAATCAGGTTGGCGAAATGACGGCGGCGCTGAAAATTAGCCAGGTCAGCTTTTGCTTCGCGTACCACACCTTCGGTAATGATCATGCCTGGACGGATCCTGCCGACTATCACGCCACTGCCAGCCAGCTCTTTCGCCAGTGCAGTACTGAAATAATCCAGCGATCTTTTAGTGCTGCCATAGACCCCCATACCGGCAAAATATTCTCCGTCTGAACCACCACCGAGCATATTGAAAATTTTGCCATAGCCCTGAGCCAGCATCAGTACAGCAGCCACCCGACAACATTGCATGGTGCCCAAAATGTTGGTTGTTACCATAGTCTCGAGGTCTTGTTGCGAAGTTTGTAAAATACTGTTGGTCGTTTTTGCCAAACCTGCGTTATTAATCCAGATATCTATGCTGCCCATCTGCTGCAGAGCAAAATCACGCAAAGATTCCACCTGAGCCAGCTCACGGATATTGCAGGACGTGGCATAAAAACGTTCGCCACCTTTGCTCTTTGCCAGAGCCTGAAGCTCAGCAGAGTTCTGACCACAAACCAGCACCTGATGGCCTTGTTGCCAGAATTCTTCAGCCAACGCCCGTCCTATACCTTTAGTGCCCCCTGTAATAACAATGTTCATTTAGGACTCCAGCCATTTTGTATTGGGATCGCTCTGCTGCACGCTATAGCCAGTGGCAGCAATTTTATCAGCGGATATTTTACGGTTGGGTGCTTTGATTTGCCCCAGATAGCTTAATTCCGGCCATTGATGGGCACGACAAATAGCCGAGAACACCTCTTGATTCGAAGGAGGAACCCTGCTGTTGTCGCAGACATTAAACACACCATTGAGGTTCTGTTTGATGCTGTGCAGCACA
Protein-coding sequences here:
- a CDS encoding SDR family NAD(P)-dependent oxidoreductase; protein product: MNIVITGGTKGIGRALAEEFWQQGHQVLVCGQNSAELQALAKSKGGERFYATSCNIRELAQVESLRDFALQQMGSIDIWINNAGLAKTTNSILQTSQQDLETMVTTNILGTMQCCRVAAVLMLAQGYGKIFNMLGGGSDGEYFAGMGVYGSTKRSLDYFSTALAKELAGSGVIVGRIRPGMIITEGVVREAKADLANFQRRRHFANLICDEPETVAPYLAAEILKCNKSGHKIAWLSSLKISLRMLRGLVNKPQDKFSRYGL